CGGAAAAGATCAGGCAGTCGCCCACAGCCAGCTGCTTGCCCAGCTTCAGCAGACGCACCTCGCACAGCAGATCGACACCCGCTACGGGTTTGCGCATGAAGTCCATTGAACATGACGTCGTCACCGAAAGCGCCTTGGGTCCGATCATCGCGAGGATCGCCAGATAAACCGACACATCCGCCAGCGCGAACATCGCGGGGCCGGAGACCGTGCCGCCGGGGCGCAAGTGCTGCTCTCCCGCGATCAGGCGGATGGTCACGCCCATCTCGCGGACCTCTTCGACGGTGAACATATCCTTCACCTGCGCGAAATCCGTCACCAGAAACTGCGACAGCGCGTCCTTGTCCATCACGATTGGCATTCTTCCCTCCTGCGTTTCCCCGTTCTAAGCTTTGCCTCGGAGTGAGGAGGATACAATATGGCTCTCTTAGAACGTCACGTCAGCGACGGCATTGCGCGGATCGTGATGAATGCGCCCGAGCGGCTGAACGCCCTGTCGAATGACATGCTGGCCGAACTGACCGACGCCCTGAATGACATTGCGCAGAGCGATGCGCGGGTGGTGATCCTGTCGGGCGTGGGCAAGGCGTTTTGCGCAGG
Above is a window of Marivivens aquimaris DNA encoding:
- a CDS encoding PaaI family thioesterase, with protein sequence MPIVMDKDALSQFLVTDFAQVKDMFTVEEVREMGVTIRLIAGEQHLRPGGTVSGPAMFALADVSVYLAILAMIGPKALSVTTSCSMDFMRKPVAGVDLLCEVRLLKLGKQLAVGDCLIFSEGKPEPVARANMTYSIPRN